One Cydia pomonella isolate Wapato2018A chromosome 15, ilCydPomo1, whole genome shotgun sequence DNA window includes the following coding sequences:
- the LOC133525635 gene encoding uncharacterized protein LOC133525635 translates to MTEEKELIARRASYKGRLTIFEKYMEGLKVASLTSAEVNELQLRMGKIEALYVHYDEVQLKLECSSSDSDSQLTERAEFESRYFKLLSNAQDILAKYAKKQDSTFNSAASDQSSHKGNNKLVRLPTIQLPKYNGSYENWLGFRDTFTSLIHSNDDIDDINKFHYLRASLEASAAVVIQSVEFSSDNYALAWNLLCDRFNNKRQLLQNHVSALFNIEPIARESSSHIKRVIDQVNKNLRSLETLGEPVKEWSTLLIHIISQKLDTKSFREWEEFKGGLDKNKTATFEEFLTFLQSRADLLEILELSSNQSLQHTKSATKIKTMIAVQDKIGNNSNKTQPPATKPCPKCKGDHCLSNCAQFLALSNTVRLQLLPNYKVCFNCFRGGHYANHCKKPGCKICKRKHHTLIHVSESIPRSTLNSDNCTGVISGVDQRTAPALPLPASAVPAQVALSANVSPSTSSSY, encoded by the coding sequence ATGACTGAAGAAAAAGAGCTAATCGCCAGGCGGGCCAGCTATAAAGGCCGACTAaccatttttgaaaaatatatggaGGGTTTGAAAGTTGCTTCATTGACATCAGCTGAGGTAAATGAATTGCAGTTGCGTATGGGCAAAATTGAAGCGTTGTATGTCCATTATGATGAGGTTCAATTAAAACTTGAGTGCAGTTCGAGTGACTCTGACAGTCAGTTAACTGAGCGAGCAGAGtttgaaagtaggtattttaaattactttctaaTGCTCAAGATATATTGGCCAAATACGCCAAAAAGCAAGACTCGACTTTCAACTCGGCCGCAAGCGACCAATCATCgcataaaggaaataataagcTTGTTCGGTTACCAACTATTCAATTGCCAAAATACAATGGTTCCTATGAAAATTGGTTAGGCTTTCGCGACACCTTTACTAGCCTCATTCACTCTAACGACGATATAGACGACATAAACAAATTTCATTACCTTAGGGCTTCCCTGGAGGCATCCGCTGCAGTCGTCATACAGTCGGTAGAATTCTCGTCTGACAACTATGCCTTGGCTTGGAATCTTCTATGTGATCGCTTCAATAACAAGCGCCAATTGCTGCAGAATCATGTATCGGCCTTGTTCAATATTGAACCGATTGCACGAGAATCTTCTAGTCATATTAAAAGGGTCATAGATCAGGTTAACAAAAACCTTCGTTCTTTAGAAACACTAGGCGAACCCGTTAAAGAATGGTCAACACTTCTCATtcacattatttcacaaaagtTAGACACAAAATCATTTCGTGAGTGGGAGGAGTTCAAGGGTGGTTTAGACAAAAACAAAACTGCTACTTTCGAGGAGTTCCTAACTTTCCTACAAAGCCGTGCTGATTTACTCGAAATACTAGAATTATCATCGAATCAGTCACTTCAACACACTAAAAGtgcaactaaaattaaaactatgataGCAGTGCAGGacaaaataggtaataatagcAATAAAACTCAGCCGCCGGCGACTAAGCCGTGCCCGAAATGTAAGGGCGATCATTGCTTATCAAACTGTGCACAATTTCTTGCGTTAAGTAATACGGTTCGATTGCAACTATTACCTAATTATAAGGTTTGTTTTAACTGTTTTAGAGGTGGTCATTATGCCAATCACTGTAAAAAACCTGGTTGCAAGATATGCAAACGAAAACACCATACGTTAATTCACGTATCTGAGAGCATACCTAGATCGACATTAAATAGTGATAATTGCACGGGCGTTATCAGTGGTGTCGACCAGAGGACTGCGCCCGCGCTCCCGCTCCCCGCCAGTGCCGTGCCGGCTCAGGTTGCATTGTCAGCAAATGTCTCGCCGAGTACTTCGTCTTCATACTGA